The DNA region CACACTCATGCTTTACGCGCCCATCGCGGAGAATGAACATGGTTATACGCATCCTGCTTACCTCGCTGCTCATTGCATTCAGTGCCAGCGCACTGGCGGCGACCGAAGTGGTCCCGCTCAACTACCGCACCAGCGCCGACCTGCTGCCGGTGGCCAAATCGTTTTTAGGGGCCGATGGCACCGTCAGCGCCTATGGCAACCAGCTGATCGTCAACGCCGAGTCGCGCAAGATCGAAGAACTTCGCGCCCTGATCTCACAATTGGACACTGCACCAAAACGCCTGCTGATCAGCGTTGACACCAGCGATACTGCCACCCGCAGCAGCAATGGCTCGCAGGTCATCGAATACGGCACTACCAGTCGCGACGGCGGCGTGCAGCAGGTACAGACCAGCGAAGGCACGCCGGCGCTGATTCAGGTTGGGCAGAGCGTTCCGCTGACCTCTTCTTCGACTGATTCCTACGGCTACTCGCAGAACAACACCGAATACCGCAACGTGACTCAGGGTTTTTACGTCACCGCCAGCGT from Pseudomonas syringae includes:
- a CDS encoding secretin N-terminal domain-containing protein, coding for MNMVIRILLTSLLIAFSASALAATEVVPLNYRTSADLLPVAKSFLGADGTVSAYGNQLIVNAESRKIEELRALISQLDTAPKRLLISVDTSDTATRSSNGSQVIEYGTTSRDGGVQQVQTSEGTPALIQVGQSVPLTSSSTDSYGYSQNNTEYRNVTQGFYVTASVTGDTVHLSISTNHDRMSQERPDAIKVQSTDSQVSGRLGEWITLASNSDQSVADQQGIAQRYSTQGRNDMVLRVKVETLE